The Coregonus clupeaformis isolate EN_2021a chromosome 6, ASM2061545v1, whole genome shotgun sequence genome has a segment encoding these proteins:
- the LOC121567360 gene encoding NLR family member X1 isoform X4 — translation MWQCWISSGVLRRRWRGTLNDVLPKSNISILHRNVNLSPLTSRVITYRNMGSCHRQLRLPGGLWRTFKYSSFYSASGFHSRFFCSSGPETDPIEIHKKKLTLWFSHLPQEEKQFGDYFTPETMHVEPLILERKPEERKGPLITPLLKASQAPQSASVTVEQLFEPTQQGGREQGLNVLLYGAVGTGKSTVVRKLVLDWCAGLTLTQFKLLVPFSCEDLSQLSKSTSLRDLVSRKYLHLKKIPMLSGESDQAKDVLFLFNGMEKMKLDFRIGSTELCSDPNEAVPSGAVVVNLLRKYMLPEASILVTTRLSALDHIPTKYVKRYAQIYGFNDPDRQRAYFTSRLLQQIGEKPRNQEAHALIELLYLNLQRESQLAAACFLPSYCWLTCAILHFLHFTDAQAPIRTLTGIYTSFLRLNFGGEVLETGGGVSSLEHQNSLMLYVVRTVGKLAFDGVTKKRTSFSEEELEQFVGGKTKTDEELRQLAVFRTDVLDFFLVPCIETKGSELNEKEKRYVFAIPAMQEYLAALYVVLGENKTALEKLSKEVTVAIGQVSEDVNTLISIISKFIPLRVFAVFNLLKLFPSLFEKISSRSKGRIARTMAAEMFRSEDSFNEDVLDQVEQSLLGVHGPQPQERLDSRAFELYPIFMGGLLHYGNRVLLEQLGCSIKSTTVAQITRTLKKQLAPEIVKWQPPEELMDLLVLLYEFQNPRLTAEVLLSIRSIKLSNVRMTPLKCFILSSVLACAPSRYHLEELDLSSCHLTNDLLTMLWPAFRHTHNLNLQFNSLGPESCILLRDLLLDPNCTIRSLQ, via the exons ATGTGGCAGTGTTGGATCAGCTCAGGGGTCCTCAGGAGGAGATGGCGAGGTACACTCAATGATGTACTCCCCAAATCTAACATCTCTATCTTACATAGAA ACGTGAACCTCAGCCCACTTACAAGCAGAGTCATCACTTATAGGAACATGGGTTCATGTCACAG ACAGCTGAGGCTTCCAGGAGGACTATGGAGGACGTTTAAATATTCCTCCTTCTATTCAGCCAGTGGatttcattcaaggtttttttgcTCCAGTGGGCCTGAAACAG ATCCCATTGAGATCCACAAGAAGAAGTTGACCTTATGGTTCAGCCACCTACCTCAGGAAGAGAAGCAGTTCGGGGACTACTTCACCCCCGAGACCATGCACGTGGAGCCACTCATCCTGGAGAGGAAgccagaggagaggaaagggccCTTAATCACCCCCCTCCTCAAGGCATCCCAGGCCCCCCAGAGTGCCTCGGTCACCGTGGAGCAGCTCTTTGAGCCCACTCAGCAAGGAGGCAGGGAGCAGGGCCTTAACGTGCTGCTGTACGGGGCAGTCGGGACAGGGAAGAGCACGGTGGTGCGGAAGCTGGTTCTAGACTGGTGTGCCGGGCTCACTTTGACCCAGTTCAAACTACTGGTGCCCTTCTCCTGCGAGGACCTCTCCCAGTTATCCAAGTCCACATCTCTGAGAGACCTGGTCAGCAGGAAATACCTGCACCTGAAGAAGATCCCCATGCTGAGTGGAGAGAGCGACCAGGCCAAGGACGTGCTGTTTCTGTTTAACGGCATGGAGAAGATGAAACTGGACTTCCGTATTGGCTCCACGGAGCTGTGCAGCGACCCCAACGAGGCCGTCCCCTCCGGGGCAGTGGTGGTGAACCTGCTCAGGAAGTACATGCTGCCTGAG GCCAGTATTTTGGTCACCACAAGGTTGTCTGCCCTTGACCACATCCCTACAAAGTATGTGAAACGCTACGCACAGATATATGGCTTCAATGACCCAGATCGCCAGCGAGCATACTTCACAAGCCGACTGCTGCAACAGATTGGAGAGAAGCCGAGAAACCAGGAAGCTCACGCCCTCATCGAGCTGCTTTACCTCAACCTACAGAGGGAGAGCCAGTTGGCGGCCGCCTGCTTTTTACCTTCCTATTGCTGGCTGACTTGTGCCATCCTCCACTTTTTACATTTCACCGACGCCCAGGCACCCATACGTACGCTAACTGGTATCTATACCAGCTTCCTGAGACTCAACTTTGGAGGGGAGGTGCTGGAAACGGGTGGGGGTGTATCTTCTCTAGAGCACCAGAACTCGTTGATGCTCTATGTAGTCCGCACTGTGGGCAAACTGGCCTTTGACGGAGTCACCAAAAAGCGCACTTCCTTCTCCGAGGAGGAACTGGAACAGTTTGTGGGTGGTAAGACCAAAACGGATGAGGAACTGCGTCAGCTGGCCGTGTTCCGCACTGATGTTCTCGACTTCTTCCTGGTGCCCTGCATCGAGACCAAAGGGTCAGAGCTTAATGAAAAGGAGAAGCGCTACGTGTTTGCCATTCCCGCCATGCAAGAGTACCTGGCTGCCCTGTACGTTGTCCTCGGCGAGAACAAGACAGCTCTGGAGAAGCTGAGCAAAGAGGTGACCGTGGCCATCGGCCAAGTGAGCGAAGATGTCAACACCCTCATCAGCATCATCTCCAAGTTCATCCCCCTCAGGGTCTTCGCTGTTTTCAACCTGCTCAAGCTCTTTCCCAGCCTGTTTGAGAAGATCAGCAGCCGCAGCAAGGGCCGCATTGCCCGCACAATGGCGGCAGAGATGTTCCGCAGCGAGGACAGCTTCAACGAGGATGTGCTGGACCAAGTGGAGCAGAGCCTACTGGGAGTTCACGGCCCCCAGCCCCAGGAGCGCCTGGACAGCCGGGCCTTCGAGCTCTACCCCATCTTCATGGGCGGCCTGCTTCACTACGGGAACCGGGTTCTGCTGGAGCAGCTGGGCTGCAGCATCAAGAGCACCACGGTGGCTCAGATCACAAGAACCCTCAAGAAGCAGCTGGCGCCGGAGATCGTGAAGTGGCAGCCCCCTGAGGAGCTCATGGACCTGCTGGTGCTCCTGTACGAGTTCCAGAATCCCCGGCTCACGGCAGAGGTCCTGCTCTCCATCCGCAGCATCAAGCTGTCCAACGTGCGCATGACACCCCTCAAATGCTTCATCCTGAGCTCTGTGCTGGCCTGCGCACCCTCGAGGTACCACCTGGAGGAGCTGGACCTTTCTTCCTGTCACCTGACCAACGACCTGCTGACCATGCTGTGGCCCGCTTTCCGCCACACGCACAACCTCAA TCTCCAGTTTAATAGCCTGGGTCCTGAGTCCTGCATTCTCCTGAGAGATCTACTACTTGACCCCAACTGTACTATTAGATCTCTACAGTAA